From the genome of Streptomyces sp. NBC_01317, one region includes:
- a CDS encoding methylated-DNA--[protein]-cysteine S-methyltransferase: MRNDQGVGWFSVETPLPTGGMRIGVTDQGVVSTVAFGAGAGGDADGGPDLTTEDRRAAAVTAQLAEYFAGRRREFDLPIDWRATTGAQQTVLRTLHRTVGYGTTLTYGELADRSGAFDEEPDERGLRAKTVGSIMGSAPVSVLVPCHRVVAAGGIGGYGGGEAGLATKHWLLTLEGVLAPTLDWS; encoded by the coding sequence ATGCGGAACGATCAAGGGGTGGGCTGGTTCAGCGTGGAGACCCCGTTGCCCACGGGCGGGATGCGCATAGGTGTGACGGACCAGGGTGTGGTGTCGACCGTGGCGTTCGGGGCGGGGGCCGGTGGCGACGCGGACGGCGGGCCGGACCTCACCACCGAGGACCGGAGAGCCGCCGCTGTCACGGCTCAACTGGCCGAGTACTTCGCGGGCCGGCGAAGGGAGTTCGACCTGCCAATCGACTGGCGCGCGACCACCGGCGCCCAACAGACCGTCCTGCGGACCCTGCACCGCACGGTGGGGTACGGCACGACCCTCACGTACGGCGAACTGGCCGACCGCAGCGGTGCGTTCGACGAGGAGCCCGACGAACGCGGCCTCCGGGCCAAGACGGTGGGCTCCATCATGGGGTCGGCGCCGGTCTCCGTCCTGGTGCCGTGCCACCGGGTGGTGGCGGCGGGCGGGATCGGCGGTTACGGCGGGGGCGAGGCCGGACTGGCCACCAAGCACTGGCTGCTGACCCTGGAGGGAGTGCTGGCGCCTACGTTGGACTGGTCGTGA
- a CDS encoding nuclear transport factor 2 family protein — protein MSTAAAAAAVPAAASEVTRAVVHELLRRIGEGDAAGIAEMYAVRVDWKLDWPEAEHGRTATPWIRHRATRADAAAHFRELAEHHAAGEAATEIERILVDGGEAVVLGEIRQTARSTGRAYRARFALHLTVEDGLVTRHHVYEDSLAVARAFETEG, from the coding sequence ATGTCTACAGCCGCAGCCGCAGCCGCCGTACCCGCAGCCGCATCCGAGGTCACTCGTGCTGTGGTGCATGAGCTGTTGCGCCGGATCGGCGAGGGGGATGCGGCGGGCATCGCCGAGATGTATGCCGTACGGGTCGACTGGAAACTGGACTGGCCGGAGGCCGAGCACGGTCGGACGGCCACGCCGTGGATTCGGCATCGTGCAACCCGGGCGGATGCCGCCGCCCACTTCCGTGAGCTGGCCGAGCACCATGCCGCCGGGGAGGCGGCGACCGAGATCGAGCGCATCCTGGTCGACGGCGGCGAGGCGGTGGTGCTCGGCGAAATCCGTCAGACCGCCCGGTCCACCGGGCGCGCGTATCGCGCGCGGTTCGCTTTGCACCTCACCGTCGAGGACGGCCTGGTGACCCGGCATCATGTCTACGAGGACAGCCTTGCGGTGGCGCGGGCGTTCGAGACGGAGGGCTGA
- a CDS encoding VOC family protein, with product MERVTGIGGYFMRAADPAALSAWYRECLGLDLDENGLWRQEAGPTVFATFESGTDYFGSRAQQAMLNFRVGDLEAMLAQLRAKGADVAEETQDMDGVGRFGWVTDPEGNRVELWQPA from the coding sequence ATGGAACGTGTGACGGGAATCGGTGGGTACTTCATGCGGGCCGCGGACCCGGCTGCCCTGAGCGCCTGGTATCGCGAATGCCTCGGCCTGGACCTCGACGAGAACGGTCTGTGGCGTCAGGAGGCCGGGCCGACGGTGTTCGCCACGTTCGAGTCCGGGACCGACTACTTCGGGTCCCGCGCCCAGCAAGCCATGCTCAACTTCCGGGTCGGTGACCTGGAGGCGATGCTCGCGCAGCTGCGTGCCAAGGGAGCCGACGTGGCGGAGGAGACGCAGGACATGGACGGTGTGGGCCGATTCGGCTGGGTCACCGATCCCGAGGGCAACCGGGTCGAACTCTGGCAGCCCGCCTGA
- a CDS encoding VOC family protein, with amino-acid sequence MIGKLQCVVLDCPDVLELARFYRSLLGGTVNQPDRRWAVSDDFATLHTDSGLVFAFQRVKDHRAPRWPDSAYPQQFHLDLDVPDLDRAQEQVLGLGATLLHVDTGGWRIFADPAGHPFCLLRG; translated from the coding sequence GTGATCGGCAAGCTTCAATGCGTGGTTCTGGACTGTCCGGATGTCCTTGAACTCGCCCGGTTCTACCGATCACTCCTCGGCGGTACGGTCAACCAGCCCGATCGCAGGTGGGCGGTCAGTGACGACTTCGCGACCCTTCACACGGACTCTGGTCTGGTATTCGCGTTCCAGCGCGTGAAGGATCACCGGGCGCCGCGGTGGCCGGACAGCGCATATCCGCAGCAGTTCCATCTGGACCTCGATGTCCCCGATCTTGACCGGGCCCAGGAGCAGGTCCTCGGCTTGGGTGCCACACTGCTCCACGTCGACACGGGCGGTTGGAGGATCTTCGCGGATCCGGCCGGCCATCCCTTCTGCCTCCTGCGGGGCTGA
- a CDS encoding helix-turn-helix domain-containing protein, whose product MARAENKETVSAAMRNIAGIARLLRKQKGWSQEELGQRIGFTGSAVSAMETCAQPASDHMLVGLERELGAGSGIFERAREDVRNDKYPKQFKDFALLEQRAVVLSMYETLVVSGLFQTADYARALISGGYPPLPEARVSELVEARMARKALFDREPTALIELVLDEGVLLRSFGSQAVMREQLVHLTELAQCRNVTFQVMPLDRGQRGEHAGERGSMTLLETSDHDHLVYLEVHEESVLISDPAKVSMRAQRYAKIRAQALGPDESLGLIERLVGEKQ is encoded by the coding sequence ATGGCGCGAGCGGAGAACAAAGAAACGGTCAGCGCGGCGATGCGTAATATTGCGGGCATCGCACGGCTCTTGCGTAAACAAAAGGGTTGGTCGCAGGAGGAGTTGGGACAGCGGATCGGGTTCACGGGCTCGGCAGTCAGCGCGATGGAGACGTGTGCGCAGCCCGCGAGCGACCATATGTTGGTGGGGCTGGAGCGGGAGCTGGGCGCGGGAAGCGGGATCTTCGAGCGGGCGCGGGAGGATGTCCGGAACGACAAGTATCCGAAGCAGTTCAAAGATTTCGCCCTGCTGGAACAAAGGGCCGTGGTCCTCTCGATGTACGAGACGCTCGTCGTCAGCGGTCTCTTCCAGACGGCGGACTACGCTCGTGCCTTGATCAGCGGCGGCTATCCACCTCTGCCAGAGGCACGAGTCAGCGAGTTGGTGGAGGCCAGGATGGCCCGTAAGGCACTCTTCGACCGGGAGCCAACTGCGCTGATCGAGCTCGTCCTCGATGAAGGGGTGCTACTGCGCTCCTTCGGTAGCCAGGCAGTCATGCGGGAGCAGCTGGTACACCTCACCGAACTCGCCCAGTGTCGTAACGTCACGTTTCAGGTGATGCCGCTCGACCGGGGGCAGCGCGGCGAGCATGCTGGTGAGCGAGGGTCGATGACTCTGTTGGAAACTTCGGACCATGACCACTTGGTCTACCTTGAAGTGCACGAGGAGAGCGTGCTGATCAGCGATCCTGCAAAGGTGAGCATGCGCGCTCAGCGGTATGCCAAGATCCGAGCACAGGCCCTTGGCCCGGACGAATCGCTGGGCCTCATCGAGCGGTTGGTGGGAGAGAAGCAATGA
- a CDS encoding DUF397 domain-containing protein: MSEPLRWFKSSYSDGSGGQCIEVAFDWRKSTYSDSEDAQCVEVATTPHSIHLRDSKNPDGPTFAVAPTSWTTFLSWTV, translated from the coding sequence ATGAGTGAGCCCCTGCGGTGGTTCAAGTCCAGCTACAGCGACGGTAGCGGCGGGCAGTGCATCGAAGTCGCCTTCGACTGGCGCAAGTCCACCTACAGCGACAGCGAAGACGCCCAGTGCGTCGAGGTCGCCACCACCCCCCACTCCATCCACCTCCGCGACTCCAAGAACCCCGACGGCCCCACCTTCGCCGTCGCCCCCACCTCCTGGACGACGTTCCTCAGCTGGACGGTCTGA
- a CDS encoding alpha/beta hydrolase, whose protein sequence is MLRGVDLLAQYDSYAMIRLISPRPLLVIAGSEAESAYFSREAVEKTAEPKELFVVDGATHVDLYDKDEYVTPAVAKLTEFFGKHLAG, encoded by the coding sequence GTGCTGCGAGGCGTCGACCTGCTCGCCCAGTACGACTCGTACGCGATGATCCGGCTCATCTCGCCCCGCCCCCTGCTGGTGATCGCCGGTTCGGAGGCGGAGAGCGCCTACTTCAGCCGGGAGGCGGTCGAGAAGACGGCGGAGCCCAAGGAACTGTTCGTCGTCGACGGCGCCACTCACGTCGACCTGTACGACAAGGATGAATACGTCACCCCCGCCGTCGCCAAGCTCACCGAGTTCTTCGGCAAGCATCTGGCCGGCTGA
- a CDS encoding dienelactone hydrolase family protein, with product MTTVTTRTTVTTRTVAYPADNLTMIGHLALPAGAGRRPAVLIGPEGVGLSDVERRRAEALAELGYVALAFDLHGGRYLDDPEEMLARCLPLLADPDRMRGIGHAALDVLRAEPRADPDRTAAIGYGTGGAVALELGREGVDLRAIGTVNALITGRPGEAARIRCPVWAGVGSEDPIMPPAQRDAFTAEMEAAGVDWRLVVYGGALHAFHHPSVGHTVRPGVGYHPRHAQRAWRDIVALLAECLPVTD from the coding sequence ATGACGACGGTCACCACGCGTACGACGGTCACCACCCGTACGGTCGCATACCCGGCCGACAACCTGACGATGATCGGACACCTCGCGCTCCCGGCCGGTGCGGGGCGCCGACCCGCGGTCCTGATCGGACCCGAGGGGGTGGGGCTCAGCGATGTCGAGCGCCGCCGGGCCGAGGCGCTGGCCGAACTGGGGTACGTGGCGCTGGCTTTCGACCTCCACGGTGGACGCTATTTGGACGACCCGGAAGAAATGTTGGCCCGCTGCCTGCCGCTGCTCGCCGACCCCGACCGGATGCGAGGAATCGGTCACGCCGCGCTCGACGTGTTGCGTGCCGAACCACGGGCCGACCCCGACCGGACCGCCGCCATCGGCTACGGCACCGGGGGTGCGGTCGCACTGGAACTCGGTCGCGAGGGTGTCGATCTGCGCGCGATCGGGACAGTCAACGCACTCATCACGGGCCGACCGGGCGAGGCGGCACGCATTCGCTGCCCGGTATGGGCCGGGGTCGGGTCGGAGGACCCGATCATGCCGCCCGCCCAACGGGACGCGTTCACCGCGGAGATGGAGGCCGCGGGCGTCGACTGGCGCCTCGTGGTGTACGGGGGAGCCCTTCACGCCTTCCACCATCCATCGGTCGGCCACACCGTGCGTCCCGGCGTCGGCTACCACCCACGGCACGCACAGCGAGCCTGGCGTGACATCGTCGCTCTGCTCGCCGAGTGCCTGCCCGTCACGGATTGA
- a CDS encoding SDR family oxidoreductase, producing MDLSKRTVLIVGGTSGIGRELARRFAAAGSTVVVGGRNRKTLAELAGENFGTVGVDITDSASVASARDAVLAEYPELDTVVTMPGIMLLEDLRDPAHFEAARTTIDTNLTGTIRVIDAFTPHLIRRGAGTFVTVTSGIAFLPFPPMPTYAASKAAVHAYSEALRAQLDGTGVGVVELVPPAVAVAGQEKVNPHALPLDGFATEVMQLLSEEPTPHEILVKQVLMHRWAERDGTYDELVAQRAQALAMLPGRQG from the coding sequence ATGGATCTCTCCAAGCGCACCGTTCTCATCGTCGGCGGGACCTCGGGTATCGGGCGGGAGCTGGCCCGCCGGTTCGCCGCGGCGGGCAGCACCGTGGTCGTCGGCGGCCGCAACCGGAAGACACTCGCGGAACTCGCCGGAGAGAATTTCGGCACCGTCGGCGTCGACATCACCGACAGTGCCTCCGTCGCGTCGGCCCGTGACGCCGTACTCGCCGAGTACCCCGAGCTGGACACGGTGGTGACCATGCCGGGCATCATGCTCCTGGAGGACCTGCGCGACCCCGCGCACTTCGAGGCGGCGCGGACGACGATCGACACCAATCTGACCGGCACCATCCGGGTGATCGACGCCTTCACCCCGCACCTGATCCGGCGGGGCGCCGGCACCTTCGTCACCGTCACCTCCGGTATCGCCTTCCTGCCCTTCCCGCCCATGCCCACCTACGCCGCCTCGAAGGCCGCGGTGCACGCCTACTCCGAGGCACTGCGCGCGCAGCTCGACGGCACCGGCGTCGGCGTCGTGGAACTCGTCCCACCGGCCGTCGCCGTCGCGGGCCAGGAGAAGGTGAACCCGCACGCGCTGCCGCTCGACGGCTTCGCCACCGAGGTCATGCAGCTGCTCTCGGAGGAGCCCACCCCGCACGAAATCCTCGTCAAGCAGGTGCTCATGCACCGCTGGGCCGAGCGCGACGGTACGTACGACGAGCTGGTCGCCCAGCGCGCCCAGGCCCTGGCCATGCTCCCCGGCCGCCAGGGCTGA
- a CDS encoding adenylosuccinate synthase produces MPALVLLGAQWGDEGKGKATDLLGGSVDYVVRYQGGNNAGHTVVVGDQKYALHLLPSGILSPSCIPVIGNGVVVDPAVLLSELSGLNDRGVDTSKLLISGNAHLITSYHTTMDKVTERFLGSRKIGTTGRGIGPTYADKINRVGIRIQDLYDESILIQKVDAALDFKNQILAKLYNRRAIDSAKIVEELLTYADQLKPYVSDTTLVLNNAIDDGKVVLFEGGQGTLLDVDHGTYPFVTSSNPTAGGACTGAGVGPTKISRVIGILKAYTTRVGAGPFPTELFDEDGDALRRIGGERGVTTGRDRRCGWFDAVIARYATRVNGLTDFFLTKLDVLTGWEQIPVCVAYEIDGKRVEELPYSQTDFHHAKPIYELLPGWSEDITKAKTFADLPKNAQAYVKALEEMSGAPISAIGVGPGRTETIQINSFL; encoded by the coding sequence GTGCCCGCACTTGTGCTGCTCGGTGCTCAGTGGGGTGACGAAGGCAAGGGAAAGGCCACCGACCTGCTCGGTGGGTCCGTGGACTATGTCGTGCGCTATCAGGGCGGCAACAACGCCGGCCACACGGTCGTCGTCGGCGACCAGAAATACGCACTGCATCTTCTCCCTTCCGGAATCCTCTCGCCCAGCTGTATCCCGGTGATCGGCAACGGAGTGGTAGTCGACCCGGCCGTCCTGCTCTCCGAGCTGAGCGGGCTGAACGACCGCGGTGTCGACACGTCCAAGCTGCTCATCAGTGGAAACGCTCATCTGATCACCTCGTACCACACCACCATGGACAAGGTGACGGAACGGTTCCTCGGTTCGCGGAAGATCGGCACGACGGGCCGTGGCATCGGACCGACGTACGCCGACAAGATCAACCGCGTCGGTATCCGCATCCAGGACCTGTACGACGAGTCGATCCTCATCCAGAAGGTCGACGCCGCGCTCGACTTCAAGAACCAGATCCTCGCCAAGCTCTACAACCGCCGTGCGATCGACTCCGCCAAGATCGTAGAGGAACTGCTGACCTACGCGGACCAGTTGAAGCCGTACGTCTCCGACACCACCCTGGTCCTCAACAACGCCATCGACGACGGCAAGGTCGTCCTCTTCGAAGGCGGCCAGGGCACGCTCCTGGACGTCGACCACGGTACGTATCCCTTCGTCACGTCCTCCAACCCGACCGCCGGCGGCGCCTGCACCGGCGCGGGTGTGGGACCGACGAAGATCAGCCGGGTCATCGGCATCCTCAAGGCCTATACGACGCGCGTGGGCGCCGGACCGTTCCCTACGGAGCTGTTCGACGAGGACGGCGACGCGCTGCGCCGCATCGGCGGCGAGCGGGGCGTCACGACGGGCCGCGACCGGCGGTGCGGGTGGTTCGACGCGGTGATCGCGCGGTACGCGACCCGCGTCAACGGCCTCACCGACTTCTTCCTGACGAAGCTCGACGTCCTGACCGGCTGGGAGCAGATCCCGGTGTGCGTGGCGTACGAGATCGACGGCAAGCGCGTCGAGGAACTGCCGTACAGCCAGACGGACTTCCACCACGCGAAGCCCATCTACGAGCTGCTGCCCGGCTGGTCGGAGGACATCACGAAGGCGAAGACCTTCGCCGACCTCCCGAAGAACGCGCAGGCGTACGTGAAGGCCCTGGAGGAGATGTCCGGGGCGCCGATCTCGGCGATCGGCGTGGGCCCGGGCCGTACGGAGACGATCCAGATCAACTCGTTCCTGTAG
- a CDS encoding diacylglycerol kinase has protein sequence MSAPGPAENGAQQLLVVIDPVARRTDGESVRIAKDVLSAGAAVKICLPDGPEEFARALARRGGRRPVVIGDDRALLRTVALLHRERELSSGALSLVPVGASVELARALGVPTGAVAAARAVLDGVVRRLDLLVDDSDGVVLGDLHIPGLAGARRENGKGKGPGSGAGAGAGQGNGSGNGPGDGRRDGDGSGAGGAHGAASMWHTCRSLVRTLVRPPPGAFLAHTYRLRVEADGVLLSDLDEPVEGIMVRSRGGRAEVVIRTRASAEPLRASALSVTVSGANFRYRADTRVTGPVRTRTWTLRAGAWGLTLPTTYSVPGASGTG, from the coding sequence GTGTCGGCTCCAGGGCCCGCCGAGAACGGCGCGCAGCAGCTTCTGGTGGTCATCGACCCGGTCGCCCGCCGGACCGACGGCGAATCCGTACGGATCGCGAAAGACGTGTTGAGCGCGGGTGCGGCGGTGAAGATATGCCTTCCCGACGGGCCGGAGGAGTTCGCGCGGGCGCTGGCCAGGCGGGGCGGCAGGCGGCCGGTGGTGATCGGCGACGACCGGGCGCTGTTGCGTACGGTCGCGCTGCTCCACCGCGAGCGGGAGCTGTCCTCCGGGGCGCTCTCGCTGGTGCCGGTGGGGGCGTCGGTCGAGCTGGCGCGGGCGCTGGGGGTGCCGACGGGCGCGGTGGCGGCGGCGCGGGCGGTGCTGGACGGGGTGGTGCGGCGGCTGGATCTGCTGGTGGACGACAGTGACGGGGTGGTGCTGGGGGATCTGCACATTCCGGGGCTGGCGGGGGCGAGGCGGGAGAACGGGAAGGGGAAGGGCCCCGGTTCCGGTGCTGGTGCTGGTGCTGGTCAGGGGAACGGCTCCGGGAACGGCCCCGGAGACGGTCGACGCGACGGTGACGGGAGCGGCGCGGGCGGGGCGCACGGCGCGGCGTCCATGTGGCACACGTGCCGCTCGCTGGTCCGCACGCTGGTACGGCCGCCGCCGGGCGCGTTCCTCGCGCACACGTACCGGCTGCGGGTGGAGGCGGACGGCGTACTGCTGAGCGATCTGGACGAGCCGGTGGAGGGGATCATGGTCCGCTCGCGGGGCGGGCGGGCGGAGGTGGTGATCCGTACGCGCGCGTCGGCGGAGCCGCTGCGGGCGAGCGCGCTGTCCGTGACGGTCTCGGGGGCGAATTTCCGCTACCGGGCCGACACCCGGGTCACGGGCCCGGTCCGGACGCGGACGTGGACGCTCCGGGCGGGGGCGTGGGGGCTGACCTTGCCGACGACGTATTCCGTTCCGGGGGCTTCTGGGACGGGGTGA
- a CDS encoding response regulator transcription factor: MTIRVLIVDDQVMVREGFSVLLNAMPDIEVVGEAVNGREAVTQVAALDPDVVLMDIRMPELNGIEATREIVAADAAAKVLVLTTFDLDEYVYQALRAGASGFLLKDASARQLADGVRVVASGEALLAPTVTRRLITEFSKLSETPRPPALARVGDLTERETEVLVLIAQGLSNAEIAEHLVVAESTIKTHVSRILVKLGLRDRTQAAVFAYEARLVTPG, from the coding sequence GTGACCATCAGGGTGCTGATCGTCGACGACCAGGTGATGGTCCGCGAGGGTTTCTCGGTGCTGCTCAACGCGATGCCGGACATCGAGGTGGTCGGCGAGGCGGTGAACGGGCGCGAGGCCGTCACGCAGGTCGCCGCCCTGGACCCGGACGTCGTCCTGATGGACATCCGGATGCCGGAGCTGAACGGGATCGAGGCGACCCGCGAGATCGTCGCGGCGGACGCGGCCGCGAAGGTGCTGGTGCTGACGACGTTCGACCTGGACGAGTACGTGTACCAGGCGCTGCGGGCGGGCGCGTCGGGCTTCCTGCTGAAGGACGCCTCCGCGCGCCAACTGGCCGACGGGGTACGGGTGGTGGCCTCGGGCGAGGCCCTCCTCGCCCCGACGGTGACGCGCCGCCTGATCACGGAGTTCTCGAAGCTGTCGGAGACCCCGAGACCCCCGGCCCTGGCCCGCGTCGGCGACCTCACGGAGCGGGAGACGGAGGTACTGGTCCTGATCGCCCAGGGCCTGTCGAACGCGGAGATCGCCGAGCACCTGGTGGTGGCGGAGTCCACGATCAAGACGCACGTGAGCCGCATCCTGGTGAAACTGGGCCTGCGCGACCGCACGCAGGCGGCGGTGTTCGCGTACGAGGCGCGCCTGGTGACCCCGGGCTAG
- a CDS encoding sensor histidine kinase, which yields MDAIGGLREDLFHDAFAYRPLKPRRTDGPITRRLPGRIREYAAWLPHAVVVLAAVMICLIGVVEEGSLFGGLPAIPLLMTLVRPIGAWWLSLAVSAVTSVIGAHYDGWPWTPGAFAGYLFVITVVALRTRPRTAGWLWVGTALYAMFATVFVGGYGGGSTSAPMLFLSALVLLTVTVLHVRREAEQEVAIQQSVTAVERDRRTLLEERTTIARELHDVVAHHMSVVAIQAEAAPYRVENPPPELEKAFATIRENAVAALTELRRVLGVVRAEDYQAPDAPQPTLADLDGLLGNVRDAGLTVEKAVTGAVRELPQGVELSAYRIVQEALSNALRHAPGSTARVEISYVLGGLGLRIVNTPPRGLVKPSPGAGHGITGMRERVTMLNGEMTADLQEDGGYEVAAFIPVAAVKDGDAA from the coding sequence ATGGACGCGATCGGCGGCCTGCGCGAGGACCTCTTCCACGACGCCTTCGCCTACCGTCCGCTCAAGCCCCGGCGGACGGACGGCCCGATCACCCGTCGGCTGCCCGGCCGGATACGTGAGTACGCCGCCTGGCTGCCGCACGCCGTCGTCGTGCTGGCCGCGGTGATGATCTGCCTCATCGGCGTGGTCGAGGAAGGCTCGCTCTTCGGCGGGCTCCCCGCCATTCCGCTGCTGATGACGCTGGTCAGGCCGATCGGTGCCTGGTGGCTCTCCCTGGCGGTCTCCGCCGTCACGAGCGTGATCGGCGCGCACTACGACGGCTGGCCGTGGACTCCCGGCGCCTTCGCCGGGTACCTCTTCGTGATCACGGTGGTCGCGCTCCGGACCAGGCCGCGCACCGCCGGCTGGCTGTGGGTGGGCACGGCGCTGTACGCCATGTTCGCCACGGTCTTCGTCGGCGGGTACGGCGGCGGCTCCACCTCCGCCCCCATGCTCTTCCTCTCCGCGCTGGTCCTCCTCACCGTGACCGTCCTCCACGTCCGCCGCGAGGCGGAACAGGAGGTCGCGATCCAGCAGAGCGTCACCGCCGTCGAGCGCGACCGGCGCACGCTGCTGGAGGAGCGCACCACCATCGCCCGTGAGCTGCACGACGTCGTCGCCCACCACATGTCGGTCGTGGCGATCCAGGCGGAGGCCGCGCCGTACCGGGTGGAGAATCCGCCCCCCGAGCTGGAGAAGGCGTTCGCGACGATCCGCGAGAACGCGGTCGCCGCGCTGACCGAGCTGCGCCGCGTCCTCGGGGTCGTACGGGCGGAGGACTACCAGGCGCCCGACGCCCCGCAGCCCACGCTCGCCGACCTCGACGGGCTGCTGGGCAATGTGCGGGACGCCGGGCTGACCGTGGAGAAGGCGGTGACCGGCGCGGTACGGGAGCTGCCGCAGGGCGTCGAGCTGTCGGCGTACCGGATCGTCCAGGAGGCGCTGAGCAACGCGCTCCGGCACGCGCCGGGGTCCACGGCGCGCGTCGAGATCAGTTACGTGCTCGGCGGGCTCGGGCTGCGGATCGTGAACACACCGCCGCGCGGGCTGGTGAAGCCGTCGCCGGGGGCGGGTCACGGCATCACGGGGATGCGGGAGCGTGTGACGATGCTGAACGGTGAGATGACCGCGGATCTCCAGGAGGACGGCGGCTACGAGGTCGCGGCGTTCATCCCGGTGGCCGCCGTGAAGGACGGGGACGCGGCGTGA